One region of Bacterioplanoides sp. SCSIO 12839 genomic DNA includes:
- the smc gene encoding chromosome segregation protein SMC, with product MRLKAIKLAGFKSFVDPTTVPFNTNMTGIVGPNGCGKSNTIDAVRWVMGESSAKYLRGDAMTDVIFNGSAERKPVGKASVDLIFDNSDGTLRGEYAAYSEISLRRQVTRDGQSSYYLNGTKCRKKDITDIFLGTGLGPRSYAIIEQGMISRLIEAKPEELRVYVEEAAGISKYKERRRETENRMRRTNENLERLQDIREELERQLSHLKRQADAAEKYKEYKAQEREKKAQLQALKWQILDNDYRQREQQIAQHQVQFEAHTAEQRSADADIEALRLEHTDKSDEFATAQAKFYEIGSQIARQEQKVEHQAQMALQLDQEMAEVEKSILDTQRSLEDDQLQLEGIVEEKLMLEPELEMLLAGEEESTEALAVAEEKQQGWQEQWEQFTQRASEPTRQAEVAQTRMQNIEQQLSRLQQQISRLQDEKRELAENPELEEIQLLQEEVSEQEMASEGLQERVDELQQQVQQNREQLDARRRQLEDGKNQLQHFINRKATLDALQKAALGEGSEAVSHWLESHQLSRKPRLAEQLHVDEGWERAVETVLGDYLQAVVIDDLDPTQHWLGNLKEGQLALWQHAVEQGQHAIEQGQHAIGQGQEAVEANSLLSKVRSEQDVSGFLARVKIANDLPQALAMRSQLSGDESVITPEGIWLGKQWLRVAKTADGEGGVLARQQELETLEEQIEELDIQVEEWEVDLEADQLKLRSTEQQREVAQRELQQASQQLIHLKSQLSGKQARAEQFALRSDKLDQDIAETRESQELERESLEEVRLQWQEAMSAIDEDSGQRERLLAEKTQVQLALDQARMAAGQNKDRSHQLQLQVQGLSSKEQGLNQAIERLAAQMQRLRERRDQIAANQQRDHSLDLEELKAQLEELLEQKLSAEQVMQAARHALESVDTQLRQLEQKRADAEKKALEVRNELEKVRMECQALDIRRQALVEQLQEAKLSLEQVLETMPEEADPDIWQQELQKLAERIQRLGAINLAAIEEYKTQSERKVYLDAQHADLEKALSTLEGAIHKIDRETRTRFKETFDKMNAGLAELFPKVFGGGHASLELTGDDLLDTGVAIMARPPGKKNSTIHLLSGGEKALTAIALVFSIFQLNPAPFCMLDEVDAPLDDANVGRYARLVKAMSEKVQFIYITHNKIAMEKASQLMGVTMHEPGVSRLVSVDVEEAAEMIDQ from the coding sequence ATGCGCTTAAAAGCGATCAAGCTGGCTGGCTTTAAATCCTTTGTTGACCCAACAACCGTGCCGTTTAATACCAATATGACGGGCATTGTTGGGCCGAACGGTTGTGGTAAATCCAATACCATTGACGCGGTGCGTTGGGTGATGGGCGAAAGCTCAGCCAAGTACCTGCGTGGCGATGCCATGACCGATGTGATCTTTAACGGCTCGGCTGAACGTAAGCCCGTCGGTAAAGCCAGTGTTGATCTGATCTTTGATAACTCCGATGGCACCTTGCGTGGTGAATACGCTGCCTACAGCGAAATCAGCCTGCGCCGTCAGGTGACCCGTGATGGACAATCCAGTTATTACCTCAATGGCACTAAGTGCCGTAAAAAAGACATTACCGATATTTTCCTCGGCACCGGTTTAGGCCCGCGTTCTTACGCCATTATCGAGCAGGGCATGATCTCGCGTTTGATTGAAGCCAAGCCCGAAGAGCTGCGGGTGTATGTGGAAGAAGCGGCCGGTATTTCCAAGTACAAAGAGCGCCGTCGTGAAACCGAAAACCGCATGCGCCGTACCAATGAAAATCTGGAGCGCTTGCAGGATATTCGTGAAGAGCTGGAGCGTCAGTTATCGCACCTGAAACGCCAGGCCGATGCGGCTGAAAAGTACAAGGAATATAAGGCTCAGGAGCGCGAGAAAAAAGCTCAGCTACAGGCGCTTAAATGGCAGATTCTGGATAACGATTACCGCCAGCGTGAGCAGCAAATTGCCCAGCATCAGGTGCAGTTTGAAGCCCATACGGCAGAGCAACGCTCAGCCGATGCCGATATCGAAGCCTTGCGCTTAGAGCACACCGACAAAAGTGACGAATTTGCCACGGCACAGGCAAAGTTCTACGAAATTGGCTCTCAGATTGCCCGTCAGGAGCAGAAGGTTGAACATCAGGCGCAAATGGCATTACAACTCGACCAGGAAATGGCTGAGGTTGAAAAGTCCATTCTCGATACCCAGCGCTCGTTGGAAGACGATCAGCTGCAATTGGAAGGCATTGTTGAAGAAAAGCTGATGCTCGAACCTGAGCTGGAAATGTTGTTGGCCGGTGAAGAAGAGTCGACAGAAGCATTAGCCGTGGCGGAAGAAAAACAACAGGGCTGGCAAGAACAATGGGAGCAGTTTACCCAACGAGCGTCTGAACCAACCCGCCAGGCCGAAGTTGCGCAAACACGCATGCAAAATATTGAGCAGCAGCTGTCGCGTTTGCAACAACAGATTAGCCGCCTGCAGGATGAGAAGCGTGAACTGGCGGAAAACCCGGAATTAGAAGAAATTCAGCTGCTGCAAGAAGAAGTTTCAGAACAGGAAATGGCCTCTGAAGGTTTGCAGGAGCGGGTTGATGAATTACAGCAACAGGTGCAGCAAAACCGTGAACAGCTCGATGCCCGCCGCCGCCAGCTAGAAGATGGCAAAAATCAGCTGCAGCATTTTATTAATCGTAAAGCCACGTTGGATGCCTTACAAAAAGCCGCTCTGGGCGAAGGTTCCGAGGCGGTCAGTCATTGGCTGGAAAGCCATCAGCTGTCTCGTAAACCACGGCTGGCGGAACAACTGCATGTGGATGAAGGTTGGGAACGCGCGGTCGAAACCGTGCTGGGCGATTATTTACAAGCAGTGGTGATTGATGACCTTGATCCAACGCAGCACTGGTTAGGTAATTTAAAAGAAGGTCAGTTAGCGCTTTGGCAACACGCTGTTGAGCAGGGGCAGCATGCGATTGAACAGGGGCAGCACGCCATTGGGCAAGGACAAGAGGCCGTTGAAGCAAATTCCCTGTTAAGCAAAGTGCGTAGTGAACAGGATGTCTCTGGTTTTCTGGCTCGGGTAAAAATCGCCAACGATTTACCCCAGGCGCTGGCCATGCGTTCACAACTGAGTGGCGATGAGTCGGTCATTACCCCTGAAGGTATCTGGCTGGGCAAGCAATGGTTGCGGGTTGCGAAGACCGCCGATGGTGAAGGCGGTGTGCTGGCGCGCCAGCAAGAGCTGGAGACCTTAGAAGAACAAATTGAAGAGCTGGATATTCAGGTCGAAGAATGGGAAGTGGATCTGGAGGCTGATCAACTGAAACTGCGCAGTACCGAGCAGCAGCGCGAAGTGGCACAACGGGAATTGCAGCAGGCCAGCCAGCAGTTAATTCACCTGAAGTCGCAGTTATCCGGTAAGCAGGCCCGTGCCGAACAGTTTGCGTTACGCAGTGACAAGCTGGATCAGGATATTGCTGAAACCCGTGAATCTCAGGAGCTGGAGCGCGAAAGCCTGGAAGAAGTACGCCTGCAATGGCAGGAAGCGATGTCGGCCATTGATGAAGACAGTGGTCAGCGTGAGCGGTTACTGGCAGAAAAAACTCAGGTGCAACTGGCGCTGGATCAGGCGCGTATGGCCGCCGGACAAAACAAAGATCGCAGCCATCAATTGCAACTGCAGGTTCAGGGCTTATCCAGCAAAGAGCAGGGGCTGAATCAGGCGATTGAGCGCTTGGCGGCACAAATGCAGCGTTTACGTGAACGCCGTGACCAGATTGCCGCGAATCAGCAGCGTGACCACTCCCTCGATTTAGAAGAGTTAAAAGCTCAGCTGGAAGAGTTACTGGAACAGAAGCTCAGTGCCGAACAAGTGATGCAGGCTGCACGTCATGCGCTCGAAAGTGTCGACACTCAGTTACGTCAGTTGGAGCAGAAACGCGCTGACGCCGAGAAGAAAGCGCTGGAAGTCCGTAATGAGCTGGAAAAAGTACGGATGGAATGTCAGGCGCTGGATATTCGCCGTCAGGCGTTGGTGGAACAGCTTCAGGAAGCCAAACTCAGCCTGGAACAGGTATTGGAGACCATGCCGGAAGAGGCTGACCCCGATATCTGGCAACAAGAGCTGCAAAAACTGGCGGAGCGCATTCAGCGTTTGGGTGCGATTAACCTGGCTGCGATCGAGGAATACAAAACTCAGTCAGAACGCAAAGTATATCTGGATGCACAACATGCCGACCTGGAGAAGGCGCTATCGACCTTAGAAGGCGCCATTCACAAAATTGACCGTGAAACCCGCACCCGCTTCAAAGAAACCTTCGACAAGATGAATGCTGGTCTGGCCGAACTGTTCCCGAAAGTCTTTGGTGGTGGTCATGCTTCACTGGAGCTGACCGGCGATGACTTGCTCGATACCGGTGTAGCGATTATGGCGCGGCCACCGGGCAAGAAAAACAGCACCATTCATTTGCTCTCTGGTGGCGAAAAGGCGTTAACGGCGATTGCATTGGTCTTCTCGATCTTCCAGCTGAACCCGGCCCCGTTCTGTATGTTGGATGAAGTGGA